A stretch of Bradyrhizobium diazoefficiens DNA encodes these proteins:
- a CDS encoding SspB family protein: MATDHIRYDVLARDALRGVLRKVLTDAASHGLPGEHHFFITFVSKAEGVKISPRLLAQYPEEMTIILQHQFWDLTVLEDRFEVGLSFGGIPERLIVPFSAIKSFLDPSVKFGLQFDTSDVAEDAPETLPAAPAPSAIAVPAPASETAETAEEPTPPNQGGAEVVRLDRFRKK, translated from the coding sequence ATGGCGACCGATCATATCCGATACGATGTGCTGGCCCGCGACGCGCTGCGCGGCGTGCTGCGCAAGGTGCTGACCGATGCCGCGTCCCATGGACTGCCGGGCGAGCACCATTTCTTCATCACCTTCGTCTCGAAGGCCGAGGGCGTGAAGATCTCGCCGCGACTGCTGGCGCAATATCCGGAAGAGATGACGATCATCCTCCAGCACCAGTTCTGGGATCTGACCGTGCTCGAGGACCGTTTCGAGGTCGGCCTGTCTTTTGGCGGGATTCCGGAGCGGCTGATCGTGCCGTTCAGCGCCATCAAGAGCTTCCTCGACCCGTCCGTGAAGTTTGGACTCCAGTTCGATACCTCCGACGTCGCCGAGGACGCGCCCGAGACATTGCCGGCCGCCCCTGCCCCGTCAGCCATAGCTGTGCCCGCGCCGGCCAGCGAAACGGCGGAGACCGCGGAAGAACCGACCCCGCCGAACCAGGGCGGCGCCGAAGTCGTGCGGCTCGATCGTTTCCGCAAGAAATGA
- a CDS encoding chromate transporter, translating into MSSENPVWALISTFGLMSLFAVGGAAAAVPEMHRIAVDVHHWMTDKQFADAYAIAQLSPGPNVLIVTLIGYAVAGIPGALAATLAMCLPTALLAYYVSRLLNRPSQSRWPALIQAALVPLSIGLMAASALILAQSTDRTIAALLLTATVAVIASVSRINPLWLLLAGGLLGFAGIV; encoded by the coding sequence ATGAGCAGCGAGAACCCGGTCTGGGCGCTGATCTCCACCTTTGGTCTGATGTCGCTGTTCGCGGTCGGCGGCGCGGCGGCCGCTGTGCCCGAGATGCACCGCATCGCGGTCGACGTGCATCACTGGATGACCGACAAGCAGTTCGCCGACGCCTATGCGATCGCACAGCTCTCGCCAGGCCCGAACGTGCTTATCGTCACGTTGATCGGCTATGCCGTCGCCGGCATCCCCGGCGCGCTGGCCGCGACGCTGGCGATGTGCCTGCCGACGGCACTGCTTGCCTATTATGTCAGCCGGCTCCTCAACCGGCCGAGCCAATCGCGCTGGCCCGCCCTGATTCAGGCTGCATTGGTTCCGCTCTCGATCGGATTGATGGCAGCCAGCGCCCTGATCCTGGCCCAGTCGACCGATCGCACCATTGCTGCGCTGCTCCTGACCGCGACGGTCGCGGTGATCGCATCCGTCTCGCGCATCAATCCGCTGTGGCTGCTGCTCGCCGGGGGCCTGTTGGGTTTTGCTGGCATTGTGTAG
- a CDS encoding chromate transporter, translated as MSSDSAPAAQEPDILATHAPPPGLAALFLAFARMSLAGFGGVLVFARHAIVDQHRWMTADEFNETFALCHFLPGPNIVNLSMVFGSRLRGMAGGVAAFTGLLLPPTLIMTVLAIIYARFGDVEVLRRILAGISCAAVGLLIAVVFRMMTPLVRRINVVALTMMLGVFVAIGVLRLPLQAVLLVAIPVSIGVTYLMQRKVAA; from the coding sequence ATGTCCTCGGATTCAGCACCGGCCGCCCAAGAGCCGGATATCCTCGCCACCCACGCCCCTCCACCCGGCCTCGCCGCGCTGTTCCTGGCCTTCGCCAGGATGTCGCTGGCCGGTTTCGGCGGGGTTCTGGTGTTTGCGCGGCACGCCATCGTCGATCAGCACCGCTGGATGACGGCGGACGAGTTCAACGAGACTTTTGCGCTCTGCCATTTCCTCCCCGGGCCCAACATCGTCAATCTGTCGATGGTGTTCGGGTCGCGGCTGCGCGGGATGGCGGGCGGCGTTGCCGCTTTCACGGGGCTGCTGCTGCCGCCGACGCTGATCATGACCGTGCTCGCGATCATCTACGCGCGGTTTGGGGACGTGGAGGTACTGCGTCGTATTCTCGCAGGCATCTCCTGCGCGGCGGTCGGCCTGCTGATCGCGGTGGTCTTCCGCATGATGACGCCGCTGGTCAGGCGGATAAACGTCGTCGCGCTCACCATGATGCTCGGCGTGTTCGTTGCCATCGGCGTGCTTCGCCTGCCGCTCCAGGCGGTGCTGCTGGTCGCAATCCCGGTCAGCATCGGCGTCACATACCTGATGCAGCGGAAGGTAGCAGCATGA